In one window of Phyllopteryx taeniolatus isolate TA_2022b chromosome 23, UOR_Ptae_1.2, whole genome shotgun sequence DNA:
- the krcp gene encoding kelch repeat-containing protein isoform X1, which translates to MQLSDWFKTCASVCWGAFDLGRRISKTSSALIGKPERCRPRRHAEQQIGCANDTNLWRDTAYAANTLINIQHSKMEEFGVYALFGVHASPQRLLGEQGPCRVSVAVPPTVRQVVLFSSGPWGERICVNADLCDAHRTPITIGKLTPYNRCLSWEQWEEETWTNGATLNVTLEGGPMAKDGRSEPALILAVKERSPKDAAAPLAAREPNRKRKRKPAAARELGDGKDARTAAGEEEVENVRPNGSPEQSAPVPKVPRHAKGGQKLFSGGGKAAKSQGAPPPGPSGRWGQMLCPVDAQTAVLIGGQGAKMRFCKDPLWKLRTEDLSWAAAETPAQGPTPEARIGHTAVYDPCSERIFVFGGSKNKKWFNDVHVLDTQSWKWTVVEARGKVPPLAYHSCNLFRGELFVLGGVFPRPDPQPDGCSDSLYIFDPRLSVWYRPVVVGDVPSPRSGHSACVMAEGKIYVFGGWDTPVCYNDMFVLDLGLMEFSAVQTSGRAPSPRCWHGSAVISATKFWIHGGYNGNNALSDAFVFDTDTNLWAEVKLPQLSLARAGHSVIAVETPTGRHAAEREADKTLLVFGGGDNEGAFYGDVTAVGVKELLALL; encoded by the exons ATGCAGCTCAGCGATTGGTTCAAGACTTGTGCGTCAGTTTGTTGGGGAGCGTTCGATTTAGGAAGGCGGATAAGCAAAACGTCTTCGGCGTTGATCGGAAAGCCTGAGAGGTGCCGCCCTCGCAGACACGCGGAACAACAAATCGGATGCGCAAACGACACGAATCTGTGGCGGGACACGGCGTACGCAGCAAATACACTAATAAACATTCAGCATAGTAAAATGGAGGAGTTCGGAGTTTACGCGCTATTCGGGGTACACGCGTCACCTCAGCGACTGCTCGG cgAGCAAGGGCCCTGTCGGGTGTCTGTTGCCGTTCCGCCGACCGTCCGCCAGGTGGTGCTGTTTAGCAGCGGACCATGGGGCGAGAGGATTTGCGTCAACGCGGACCTGTGCGACGCTCACCGGACACCCATCACGATCGGGAAACTGACCCCTTATAATAG ATGTCTGTCGTGGGAGCAGTGGGAAGAAGAGACATGGACCAACGGTGCCACCCTGAATGTCACGCTGGAAGGAGGACCAATG gcaAAAGACGGTCGGTCGGAACCGGCACTCATTTTGGCTGTCAAGGAGCGCTCGCCAAAG GATGCCGCCGCTCCCCTCGCAGCCCGAGAGCCGAACCGCAAGAGGAAGCGAAAGCCGGCCGCCGCGCGAGAGCTCGGCGACGGCAAGGATGCCAGGACGGCGGCGggtgaggaggaggtggagaacGTGCGTCCAAACGGAAGCCCGGAGCAAAGCGCACCTGTGCCAAAAGTCCCACGGCACGCCAAAGGCGGGCAGAAGCTTTTCTCGGGCGGAGGAAAGGCAGCTAAAAGTCAAGGCG CGCCGCCGCCGGGCCCGTCGGGTCGCTGGGGTCAAATGCTGTGCCCCGTCGATGCCCAGACGGCCGTCTTGATTGGCGGGCAAGGAGCCAAGATGCGGTTCTGCAAAGATCCCTTGTGGAAGCTCCGCACAG AGGACCTGTCGTGGGCGGCGGCCGAGACGCCGGCGCAGGGTCCGACCCCCGAGGCCAGGATCGGCCACACGGCCGTCTACGACCCGTGCTCCGAGCGCATATTTGTCTTCGGCGGATCCAAGAACAAAAAGTGGTTCAACGACGTCCACGTCCTGGACACGCAAAGCTGGAAGTGGACCGTGGTGGAG GCCCGAGGCAAGGTCCCGCCGCTGGCTTACCACAGCTGCAACCTGTTTCGCGGGGAGCTCTTCGTGCTGGGCGGGGTGTTCCCCCGGCCCGACCCGCAGCCGGACGGCTGCAGCGACTCGCTGTACATCTTCGACCCCCGGCTGTCCGTCTGGTACCGGCCCGTCGTCGTCGGCGACGTCCCGTCCCCCCGCTCGGG TCACTCGGCCTGCGTGATGGCGGAGGGGAAGATTTACGTGTTCGGCGGCTGGGACACGCCCGTGTGCTACAACGACATGTTCGTGTTGGACCTGG gtctgATGGAGTTTTCGGCTGTTCAAACAAGTGGAAGGGCCCCCTCCCCTCGATG ctGGCACGGCAGCGCCGTCATCTCCGCCACCAAGTTTTGGATCCACGGCGGCTATAACGGAAACAACGCTCTCAGCGACGCCTTTGTTTTTGACACGG ATACGAACCTCTGGGCGGAGGTGAAGCTCCCGCAGCTGTCGCTCGCCAGGGCGGGTCACTCCGTCATCGCCGTGGAGACGCCCACCGGCCGCCACGCCGCGGAGCGCGAAGCCGACAAAACGCTGCTGGTGTTCGGCGGCGGCGACAACGAGGGCGCCTTTTACGGCGACGTGACGGCCGTCGGCGTCAAGGAGCTGCTCGCTCTCCTTTGA
- the krcp gene encoding kelch repeat-containing protein isoform X2, with translation MQLSDWFKTCASVCWGAFDLGRRISKTSSALIGKPERCRPRRHAEQQIGCANDTNLWRDTAYAANTLINIQHSKMEEFGVYALFGVHASPQRLLGEQGPCRVSVAVPPTVRQVVLFSSGPWGERICVNADLCDAHRTPITIGKLTPYNRCLSWEQWEEETWTNGATLNVTLEGGPMAKDGRSEPALILAVKERSPKDAAAPLAAREPNRKRKRKPAAARELGDGKDARTAAGEEEVENVRPNGSPEQSAPVPKVPRHAKGGQKLFSGGGKAAKSQGEDLSWAAAETPAQGPTPEARIGHTAVYDPCSERIFVFGGSKNKKWFNDVHVLDTQSWKWTVVEARGKVPPLAYHSCNLFRGELFVLGGVFPRPDPQPDGCSDSLYIFDPRLSVWYRPVVVGDVPSPRSGHSACVMAEGKIYVFGGWDTPVCYNDMFVLDLGLMEFSAVQTSGRAPSPRCWHGSAVISATKFWIHGGYNGNNALSDAFVFDTDTNLWAEVKLPQLSLARAGHSVIAVETPTGRHAAEREADKTLLVFGGGDNEGAFYGDVTAVGVKELLALL, from the exons ATGCAGCTCAGCGATTGGTTCAAGACTTGTGCGTCAGTTTGTTGGGGAGCGTTCGATTTAGGAAGGCGGATAAGCAAAACGTCTTCGGCGTTGATCGGAAAGCCTGAGAGGTGCCGCCCTCGCAGACACGCGGAACAACAAATCGGATGCGCAAACGACACGAATCTGTGGCGGGACACGGCGTACGCAGCAAATACACTAATAAACATTCAGCATAGTAAAATGGAGGAGTTCGGAGTTTACGCGCTATTCGGGGTACACGCGTCACCTCAGCGACTGCTCGG cgAGCAAGGGCCCTGTCGGGTGTCTGTTGCCGTTCCGCCGACCGTCCGCCAGGTGGTGCTGTTTAGCAGCGGACCATGGGGCGAGAGGATTTGCGTCAACGCGGACCTGTGCGACGCTCACCGGACACCCATCACGATCGGGAAACTGACCCCTTATAATAG ATGTCTGTCGTGGGAGCAGTGGGAAGAAGAGACATGGACCAACGGTGCCACCCTGAATGTCACGCTGGAAGGAGGACCAATG gcaAAAGACGGTCGGTCGGAACCGGCACTCATTTTGGCTGTCAAGGAGCGCTCGCCAAAG GATGCCGCCGCTCCCCTCGCAGCCCGAGAGCCGAACCGCAAGAGGAAGCGAAAGCCGGCCGCCGCGCGAGAGCTCGGCGACGGCAAGGATGCCAGGACGGCGGCGggtgaggaggaggtggagaacGTGCGTCCAAACGGAAGCCCGGAGCAAAGCGCACCTGTGCCAAAAGTCCCACGGCACGCCAAAGGCGGGCAGAAGCTTTTCTCGGGCGGAGGAAAGGCAGCTAAAAGTCAAGGCG AGGACCTGTCGTGGGCGGCGGCCGAGACGCCGGCGCAGGGTCCGACCCCCGAGGCCAGGATCGGCCACACGGCCGTCTACGACCCGTGCTCCGAGCGCATATTTGTCTTCGGCGGATCCAAGAACAAAAAGTGGTTCAACGACGTCCACGTCCTGGACACGCAAAGCTGGAAGTGGACCGTGGTGGAG GCCCGAGGCAAGGTCCCGCCGCTGGCTTACCACAGCTGCAACCTGTTTCGCGGGGAGCTCTTCGTGCTGGGCGGGGTGTTCCCCCGGCCCGACCCGCAGCCGGACGGCTGCAGCGACTCGCTGTACATCTTCGACCCCCGGCTGTCCGTCTGGTACCGGCCCGTCGTCGTCGGCGACGTCCCGTCCCCCCGCTCGGG TCACTCGGCCTGCGTGATGGCGGAGGGGAAGATTTACGTGTTCGGCGGCTGGGACACGCCCGTGTGCTACAACGACATGTTCGTGTTGGACCTGG gtctgATGGAGTTTTCGGCTGTTCAAACAAGTGGAAGGGCCCCCTCCCCTCGATG ctGGCACGGCAGCGCCGTCATCTCCGCCACCAAGTTTTGGATCCACGGCGGCTATAACGGAAACAACGCTCTCAGCGACGCCTTTGTTTTTGACACGG ATACGAACCTCTGGGCGGAGGTGAAGCTCCCGCAGCTGTCGCTCGCCAGGGCGGGTCACTCCGTCATCGCCGTGGAGACGCCCACCGGCCGCCACGCCGCGGAGCGCGAAGCCGACAAAACGCTGCTGGTGTTCGGCGGCGGCGACAACGAGGGCGCCTTTTACGGCGACGTGACGGCCGTCGGCGTCAAGGAGCTGCTCGCTCTCCTTTGA
- the LOC133472622 gene encoding spore coat protein SP96-like isoform X4, translating into MRTIGVFVVVLLASVHIFTPVSSDGSVDTRQTASPTTLKAMPKSHTALTASAAPMSRAPTRRAPTSRASAAPTPAEASRKPDESAKTVRMTAATTAATTAAATTASPTQPGVTSVSPAAASTEAAASNGTLPRIAGSQTADVSDQTLGPSASEAASPPSAVTPRMETVPTTEKSPGPQVGGGDKDAAEAATDKRLWWIVLPVLLVASAAFIILKFKCKKIHDHTETFDTGTENASFQSRPESTKDGVMLLGVKSSDGEENAAR; encoded by the exons ATGAGGACCATCGGGGTTTTCGTCGTTGTCCTGCTAGCGTCGGTGCACATCTTCACGCCAG TGTCATCAGATGGAAGTGTGGACACCCGGCAGACAGCGAGTCCGACGACGCTCAAAGCGATGCCAAAAAGCCACACGG CACTGACGGCTTCCGCAGCGCCGATGAGCCGAGCGCCGACGCGCCGCGCGCCGACGAGCCGCGCGTCCGCGGCGCCGACTCCGGCAGAAGCCAGCAGAAAACCCGACGAGAGCG CGAAAACGGTCCGGATGACGGCGGCGACCACGGCGGCGACCACGGCCGCGGCGACCACGGCCTCGCCGACGCAGCCCGGCGTGACGTCCGTTTCGCCGGCAGCCG CGTCAACAGAAGCTGCGGCAAGTAACGGCACCTTGCCGAGGATCGCCGGCTCCCAGACGGCCGACGTGAGCGACCAGACTCTCG GGCCAAGCGCCAGCGAGGCCGCCTCGCCGCCATCCGCAG TGACGCCGCGGATGGAGACGGTCCCGACCACGGAGAAAAGCCCCG GTCCTCAGGTCGGCGGCGGTGACAAAGACGCCGCCGAAGCAG CGACAGACAAAAGACTTTGGTGGATTGTGTTGCCCGTCCTGCTGGTCGCCTCCGCCGCCTTCATCATCCTCAAGTTCAAATGCAAGAAGATCCACGACCACACGG AGACTTTTGATACCGGAACTGAAAA CGCGTCCTTCCAGAGCCGCCCGGAAAGCACCAAAGACGGCGTCATGCTTCTCGGCGTCAAGTCGTCGGACGGCGAGGAGAACG CGGCGAGATGA
- the LOC133472622 gene encoding mucin-7-like isoform X1: MRTIGVFVVVLLASVHIFTPVSSDGSVDTRQTASPTTLKAMPKSHTALTASAAPMSRAPTRRAPTSRASAAPTPAEASRKPDESAKTVRMTAATTAATTAAATTASPTQPGVTSVSPAAASTEAAASNGTLPRIAGSQTADVSDQTLVGPSASEAASPPSAVTPRMETVPTTEKSPGPQVGGGDKDAAEAGKAPGRTGPNRRQTGSRGACCLFSATDKRLWWIVLPVLLVASAAFIILKFKCKKIHDHTETFDTGTENASFQSRPESTKDGVMLLGVKSSDGEENAAR, encoded by the exons ATGAGGACCATCGGGGTTTTCGTCGTTGTCCTGCTAGCGTCGGTGCACATCTTCACGCCAG TGTCATCAGATGGAAGTGTGGACACCCGGCAGACAGCGAGTCCGACGACGCTCAAAGCGATGCCAAAAAGCCACACGG CACTGACGGCTTCCGCAGCGCCGATGAGCCGAGCGCCGACGCGCCGCGCGCCGACGAGCCGCGCGTCCGCGGCGCCGACTCCGGCAGAAGCCAGCAGAAAACCCGACGAGAGCG CGAAAACGGTCCGGATGACGGCGGCGACCACGGCGGCGACCACGGCCGCGGCGACCACGGCCTCGCCGACGCAGCCCGGCGTGACGTCCGTTTCGCCGGCAGCCG CGTCAACAGAAGCTGCGGCAAGTAACGGCACCTTGCCGAGGATCGCCGGCTCCCAGACGGCCGACGTGAGCGACCAGACTCTCG TAGGGCCAAGCGCCAGCGAGGCCGCCTCGCCGCCATCCGCAG TGACGCCGCGGATGGAGACGGTCCCGACCACGGAGAAAAGCCCCG GTCCTCAGGTCGGCGGCGGTGACAAAGACGCCGCCGAAGCAGGTAAGGCGCCGGGCCGAACCGGGCCGAACCGGCGGCAGACGGGCTCACGGGGAGCTTGCTGCCTCTTTTCAGCGACAGACAAAAGACTTTGGTGGATTGTGTTGCCCGTCCTGCTGGTCGCCTCCGCCGCCTTCATCATCCTCAAGTTCAAATGCAAGAAGATCCACGACCACACGG AGACTTTTGATACCGGAACTGAAAA CGCGTCCTTCCAGAGCCGCCCGGAAAGCACCAAAGACGGCGTCATGCTTCTCGGCGTCAAGTCGTCGGACGGCGAGGAGAACG CGGCGAGATGA
- the LOC133472622 gene encoding spore coat protein SP96-like isoform X3: MRTIGVFVVVLLASVHIFTPVSSDGSVDTRQTASPTTLKAMPKSHTALTASAAPMSRAPTRRAPTSRASAAPTPAEASRKPDESAKTVRMTAATTAATTAAATTASPTQPGVTSVSPAAASTEAAASNGTLPRIAGSQTADVSDQTLVGPSASEAASPPSAVTPRMETVPTTEKSPGPQVGGGDKDAAEAATDKRLWWIVLPVLLVASAAFIILKFKCKKIHDHTETFDTGTENASFQSRPESTKDGVMLLGVKSSDGEENAAR, translated from the exons ATGAGGACCATCGGGGTTTTCGTCGTTGTCCTGCTAGCGTCGGTGCACATCTTCACGCCAG TGTCATCAGATGGAAGTGTGGACACCCGGCAGACAGCGAGTCCGACGACGCTCAAAGCGATGCCAAAAAGCCACACGG CACTGACGGCTTCCGCAGCGCCGATGAGCCGAGCGCCGACGCGCCGCGCGCCGACGAGCCGCGCGTCCGCGGCGCCGACTCCGGCAGAAGCCAGCAGAAAACCCGACGAGAGCG CGAAAACGGTCCGGATGACGGCGGCGACCACGGCGGCGACCACGGCCGCGGCGACCACGGCCTCGCCGACGCAGCCCGGCGTGACGTCCGTTTCGCCGGCAGCCG CGTCAACAGAAGCTGCGGCAAGTAACGGCACCTTGCCGAGGATCGCCGGCTCCCAGACGGCCGACGTGAGCGACCAGACTCTCG TAGGGCCAAGCGCCAGCGAGGCCGCCTCGCCGCCATCCGCAG TGACGCCGCGGATGGAGACGGTCCCGACCACGGAGAAAAGCCCCG GTCCTCAGGTCGGCGGCGGTGACAAAGACGCCGCCGAAGCAG CGACAGACAAAAGACTTTGGTGGATTGTGTTGCCCGTCCTGCTGGTCGCCTCCGCCGCCTTCATCATCCTCAAGTTCAAATGCAAGAAGATCCACGACCACACGG AGACTTTTGATACCGGAACTGAAAA CGCGTCCTTCCAGAGCCGCCCGGAAAGCACCAAAGACGGCGTCATGCTTCTCGGCGTCAAGTCGTCGGACGGCGAGGAGAACG CGGCGAGATGA
- the LOC133472622 gene encoding mucin-7-like isoform X2 produces MRTIGVFVVVLLASVHIFTPVSSDGSVDTRQTASPTTLKAMPKSHTALTASAAPMSRAPTRRAPTSRASAAPTPAEASRKPDESAKTVRMTAATTAATTAAATTASPTQPGVTSVSPAAASTEAAASNGTLPRIAGSQTADVSDQTLGPSASEAASPPSAVTPRMETVPTTEKSPGPQVGGGDKDAAEAGKAPGRTGPNRRQTGSRGACCLFSATDKRLWWIVLPVLLVASAAFIILKFKCKKIHDHTETFDTGTENASFQSRPESTKDGVMLLGVKSSDGEENAAR; encoded by the exons ATGAGGACCATCGGGGTTTTCGTCGTTGTCCTGCTAGCGTCGGTGCACATCTTCACGCCAG TGTCATCAGATGGAAGTGTGGACACCCGGCAGACAGCGAGTCCGACGACGCTCAAAGCGATGCCAAAAAGCCACACGG CACTGACGGCTTCCGCAGCGCCGATGAGCCGAGCGCCGACGCGCCGCGCGCCGACGAGCCGCGCGTCCGCGGCGCCGACTCCGGCAGAAGCCAGCAGAAAACCCGACGAGAGCG CGAAAACGGTCCGGATGACGGCGGCGACCACGGCGGCGACCACGGCCGCGGCGACCACGGCCTCGCCGACGCAGCCCGGCGTGACGTCCGTTTCGCCGGCAGCCG CGTCAACAGAAGCTGCGGCAAGTAACGGCACCTTGCCGAGGATCGCCGGCTCCCAGACGGCCGACGTGAGCGACCAGACTCTCG GGCCAAGCGCCAGCGAGGCCGCCTCGCCGCCATCCGCAG TGACGCCGCGGATGGAGACGGTCCCGACCACGGAGAAAAGCCCCG GTCCTCAGGTCGGCGGCGGTGACAAAGACGCCGCCGAAGCAGGTAAGGCGCCGGGCCGAACCGGGCCGAACCGGCGGCAGACGGGCTCACGGGGAGCTTGCTGCCTCTTTTCAGCGACAGACAAAAGACTTTGGTGGATTGTGTTGCCCGTCCTGCTGGTCGCCTCCGCCGCCTTCATCATCCTCAAGTTCAAATGCAAGAAGATCCACGACCACACGG AGACTTTTGATACCGGAACTGAAAA CGCGTCCTTCCAGAGCCGCCCGGAAAGCACCAAAGACGGCGTCATGCTTCTCGGCGTCAAGTCGTCGGACGGCGAGGAGAACG CGGCGAGATGA